The sequence below is a genomic window from Ciona intestinalis chromosome 1, KH, whole genome shotgun sequence.
CATACAGACAATactaaaagttaaatttgagTCTGAAGCAATaagttagaaatatttttgaaatgcAGAATGAATGGCAAATTTAGCACCAGCACGTGTTAAAGTGACAGAATGATACTTCTTAGAAAATTCATGCGTAGTTTAATGCACGAATgcttaaaaaagatttaaaggcaaatattaattaacttaATTTACAAGTGATTTGTGAAGTACTGTAGGGTGTAACTATATTGTTCAGGAGTTATATCAATGTGGCATCAACTATCAAAGCTAatacttttgttaaaaatattggtaataCTAATAGTAAACAATACACATTTATATCATAATATGTATACAGTCACTCATTATACAAAAATAGGAACTTTTGTGCCattacataaacaataataaatctGTAATTTAGAGTACAAGTAAAAGCATGGTAGGATCAAATTAGTTGTAGTAATGTACTATGTGTAAGCACATGTGTCCACAAAATACATAATTACACAAACTTGAGAGTGAATAAAATAGACTGACAAAATCAACTAAAGCATGAACCAAGTGCATCAGACTTTGCCAAGAAGTTCAGTATTTACATCAGAAACAACAGGTAACTTAAATACATATGACATGATACAATATCATAAagtaatgaaaataaaacataattattgtAACCTGTATATACACACTGTTGCATAACTTGCATAACATGTCATGACTATAATCAGCACTGTCTTTAGCAAATGAAAACCACAATGTAAGCCAGAGTTAATCTGCAAGCAATACCGGATAAGCAACCCAGCAACCAAGGGGAAGGGGTTACTAGtaaataatacatatttatattatcttCTTTCAACAATAACACTTGGACCAATGCAAAACATTTGCCAGATATATTTTTTGGGTACTGTTTCAATTCAAGGTACAAACTCAGTACCAATAATATATTCTTTCACaattatataagttttagtTGGTTAGGATAAGTACCTAGCCCAGCAGTAAAATATATCCTTGACTTGTACCTAAATggtaaactaaacaaaatgtCCCTGATACTATTTGCTACACCAAAAAGGATTTAAAAGGTTATTTAGGGAGAATAAAGAGTATActgttattattttaccaAACCTATTCTCATTTTAACTAAACTCCCCATCTTCAGTATTAGCAAATATTGGATCAATTTTGTCCAAGGATTTGTAAGAAGTCCTTCTTAAATTTAATCGCTGAGCAATATCAGAAAGCTTTCTTTTTGTGGATTTACTCATCGGTCGCGAACGCTCTCCAAACTCTCCTATTGGTGGATTCTCTAAATTAGCAAACTCTTCCAGTTTACTGTTAGAATGTGTTCGTGTAACTTCATTTAACGGATCTACAGATATAGGGTTAAATTGTCGTGGGGACTTTGGTTCTGTCCTGCTTTCTGCAGTGTCACATTTTTGAAGCTCTTTTAAAAACTCTTCATTTCTCCGCAGTTCGAGCATAAACTCTTTATTCTGAAGAAGCAAAGCTATTCTTCTATCTTCAATTGCCTGGTTGTCATCTGTGCTTCTCGCTTCAAAACTGTTGTTCAAACTAGTAGCAGCTCCCACCTGATCTTGCAAAGTGTAACTTGTAGAACGGTGAAGATTAAGACTACTTTCTTTTTGTGATGATTTTCGTTTGGGCTCACTTTTACGCCTATTTAAATTCCTATGACTTTGCACAGGAGTGGGCACAATGCGTAAAAAGTCATCTGGGAGCTTACCAAGCAAAGGAGGATTCCAATCTCTATATGTAGAATGAGGGGGTTGATCAAAGCTTTTAGATGATGATGATCTGTGGTGATATGGGACTGAATCTCTGGAATACATTCTACTTTGTGACTGATGAGGAGTAGCTAAAGGGGTGTATCTTGGTGGACAACATGCTTCACTACGTTGCCTATCGTCCCATTCAGGTTGTGGAATCCTTCTGATAAAAGAGTCTCCATGTCTATTTGAGTGTTTT
It includes:
- the LOC100181377 gene encoding CUE domain-containing protein 1-like, whose protein sequence is MTQSPVRARTLEYTKAMQDFKVMFPTLEPDVIECVLRSNSGHVDSTIDNLLQLTIDDGVNGKHSNRHGDSFIRRIPQPEWDDRQRSEACCPPRYTPLATPHQSQSRMYSRDSVPYHHRSSSSKSFDQPPHSTYRDWNPPLLGKLPDDFLRIVPTPVQSHRNLNRRKSEPKRKSSQKESSLNLHRSTSYTLQDQVGAATSLNNSFEARSTDDNQAIEDRRIALLLQNKEFMLELRRNEEFLKELQKCDTAESRTEPKSPRQFNPISVDPLNEVTRTHSNSKLEEFANLENPPIGEFGERSRPMSKSTKRKLSDIAQRLNLRRTSYKSLDKIDPIFANTEDGEFS